Below is a window of Pelagicoccus albus DNA.
CCACCGTAAGTGATTGAACCGATTCCACCCGAACCACCGGCTAGGAATCCGCCGAAGGAACTCTTGACCCAAGTCGACGGAATGCAGCGCATCTCGTAACCTGCCTTGCCCGCTTCTAGTTCGATCGTCGCTATCCTAACACCGGGCTCCGCTCGGAGAACCCCTTCCTCCACCGAATGAATCGCATCCATTCCGGAAAGGTCTAGTATCACTCCACCATAGAGAGGAATCAGCTGACCGTAGTTCCCGGTTCCCCCTCCTCTAATTTGGATCGGAACCTGGTATTCGAACAAAATCGAAATCACCTTTTGCAGCTCTTCCCGGGTTTCGATCATCAATCCGAAATCGGCCTTTTTGTCTTCAAGCTGACGTTTGAGTACAGGCGAGTACCAGTAGAAATCCTTCGAGAGTTTCTCCAAGGAGCCTTCTCGCAGGATGATTCTCTCCTCTGGCAATACGGTGCCGAGGACCTCTAAAACGGAACTTAGGTCAAATACGGGCATATCAAAAATTAAGCGCATTTGCTCTAGCAGCTTTTCTACCAAACGGCATTCTTCGTGCTAATGGCTTTAGAAATACTCCCCCTTTTTGGGTAAGCGACACTAAGCCATGGTTGACGTATTAAAAAACTTCTCACTGCAAGACGCCTCTATATCCAACTACGTCAGCGAGCTTCTGCTCGATGACGATCCTGCTCTCGAAGAAGTGCGCGAGCGTAGTTCCGCCGCGGACTTACCGGGTATCCAACTAACGCGGGAAGACACGCGCCACCTCGCATTCTTGCTGAACGCATGCCGAGCAAAAAATGTTTTGGAAATCGGAACACTGGGAGGCTACTCCGGGCTCTGCATCGCAAGGGAGCTCCCTGCGGACGGACATCTTTACACAGTCGACATCGAGCCCAAGCACGTCGCCGTCGCTACAGAAACGTTCGAGAAATATGGATACGCTAAACAAGTAACCTGTATCGAAGCTCCAGGGCTGGAAGGCTTTGCCCAAGTCGCAGCGAAAGGGAAACTGGACTTCATTTTTCTGGACGCGGATCGCGACCACTATCCGGAGTATCTCGAGCTGGCCGCTGAAGCGCTTCGGCCAGGCGGTTTACTCGTAGCGGACAACACTTTCGCGTACGGACGAATCGCGTCCCCTCCAGCGGACGAGGAGGAAGCGGCTCTAATCAACGGCTGCATACAGTTTAACAAGGCGATATTGGAACACCCGGATTTCGTCTCAACCATACTTCCCACGGGCGAAGGCTTAACTGTGGGAGCGCGTCGCTAAAAGCCACACCCTTTCGAATAACGACATGTTCATAAAGATAGCAGATTCAGACATCACCAGTTCATGGGCCCACTACACCTGGACTAAAATCTACAACTGGCCGGATAAGGAGGAGACTCTTGTCGTCGTTCCTTTGCATGGATTCGCCGACTGGGGAATCGGACTCGGCATGGATGTGGAAGAGACAATCGGGTCTGCCGTACTGAAAGACTCGATACAGAAAGCGGATTTGGGCGAAAAAATCCTCGTTACCCCGCCCGTTCGTTTCCAGCCGCAACCATTCTCGAATGCGTCCTTTTCTCTGGATTTCGAAACTGCGTACGATCTCGTTGATAGCGTTTTGGACAGTATCAAGCTTACCGGCTTTAAAAAGGTCATCCTTTTCAATACCGGCCCATACAACGAACAGTTTACCGACATCATGGGACGGGATATGCGAATCAAACACGGGCTGCAGATGTTTTGCGTAAACCTAAGTGGCCTCGGATTGGATCTACACCCATACCGGCAAGCCTCCGCCATGGGAATGGGAAGCGCCAATAGCGGTCCGGTTAAAACGCCAGACCGCGAGAAGGCGCGAGCCCTGGCGGTTTACCTCTTGGACGAGCCCGCCGTGGAATCTGCAGATCCTATTCCGAACGATGCCTATGAGCCTGGAATACCGAAATTCTGCGATCCTTTAAAAGGTGGCCTGATACCGGCCGAAGCCGCTGAGACTGCTCCGGCCATTTTGGAAGAATCGGGCGCACATCTCGCTCGCCTCCTGCATGAGATCGCCGAACGAGCCCCTCTACCCAACGACGGTGCCATCACTTTCAAAACCGACTACATCCCGCCTGCCTCATGAGCTTCCCAAGCTACAGAAAGTTCTATCTCCCATCCTACTCGCCATCCCAGATCGAGGCTTTTCCCAACAAAGAGTCAGCTTTGGTTATTATCCCTACGGGAGCCATCGAGCAGCACGGTCCTCAATTGCCGGTTGCAGTCGATTCCTTGATGGGACAAGCGTGGCTTAGCTTGGCCTTGCCTAAAGTGCCAGAAGGAACGCCAGTCTTCGTGACCCCGCCAGTCACCATCGGCAAAAGCAACGAACATGTAGGCTATCCTGGAACCCTCTTTGTCCCTGCCAAAATTCTCCGCCGCCTCGTTCACAGCATTTTCCAGCAGTGCTACGGCTGGGGCTTCCGTAAGTTCGCCTTTTTGAATACGCACGGCGGAAACATGTCCGTTGTGCGAGCCTGCATGCAGGAATTCCAAGCTGAGAAATCCGACATCTCGACCTGTTTCTTGCGCTCCGGTTTCGCTCCTCCAATCAGCAAGCAGGAAGCGGCTTTCGGATTCCACGCAAATCAGGTTGAAACCGCCTGGATGATGGCTGCCACCGAAGACCATCAACTCGTGGATTCGACTTACCTACCCTGCGAGTATCCAGGTTCTGTAGACGATCCCGCAGAGTTAAGGGCCGAGTGCGCCCCTGCGACCTACTCTTGGGTAACGGCGGATATTTCAGATTCCGGAGTAATCGGAGACGCTAGTCTCGCAACCATCGAAGATGGAAGAGAGTGGTTGGACAAAGGAGCTGCCGCTCTGGCGGAAAGCATCGTAACCTTATGCAATCAGTAGTCGCGAAATCTGCCGGCTTCGCTTCCCTCGCTGCTCTCAGTTTCTTGGCTGGGTGCGGGGACAAAAACGCTGAAGAGGCGGCTGACTCGAAGCCGTACGTTTTGCAAACGGACTGGTACGCCCAGCCTGAAACAGGCGGATTTTTCCACGCTTCCCTGCAAGGTTTCTACAGCGATGAGGGCGTGAATCTGGACGTAAAACCTAGCAATCCGCAAATGATCAACGCCCAGATGGTCGCCTCCGGCCAAGCGGATTTTGGCATCACCCGTATCGAGGATATTCTCATGGCCAGAGCTCGCGGCATGCCCTTGCTTGCCGTATCGGTCTACTTCCAACGTTCGCCCTTGGCCCTGATGCTTCACGAGTCCAATCCGGCTAACTCAATTCCTGAGCTAGATGAGCATACCGTCATGCTCCAGCTAGGAAAACCGTTTCACCTGTGGATGGAACGTCATTTTGATATAAAGCTGCGAGCCGTTCCGCACGACTACGGTATCCAAAGATTCATGGCAGACGAATCGAAAGAGTTTGTCCAACAAGCCTATCTCACCAACGAGCCCTACCAGGTTGAAAAAGCGGACATCGACCTAAAGCTTCTTCCTCTTGCCGACGCTGGTTATCAAACCTTCCTCTGCGTATATACGCGGGAAGAGTTCGCAGCCGAACATCCTGAGGTGGTTAAAGCTGTTGTTCGAGCCTCAGCTCGCGGCTGGCAAGACTACCTAAACGGCGATGCCTCAGCCACAAACGATTTGCTCGTCGAGCTGAATCCTGTGCTCAAGCCAGACCACGTTGAATGGGGCCGCAAGCAAATCATAAACTACCACCTAGTGGACGGCGATTACCAGTGGGACGAATCCTTTTACGCCATCGACCCGAGCCGCACGCGAACCCAGTTCGAACTACTGCGCGACCTCGAAATGGTGCCCGCAGACCTCGATTGGAAAGCTGCCATATCCAACTCATTTCTACCCGAATCACTTAACTAACCTGCCATGTCTCAATTAACACCTGAACGACTCGAATCGCTAGCCCAACTCGTCGACCTTTCTCGTATTCTCCAAGAGGATACAGACCTAGAGAAGTATTCCAAAGACTTCGCCTACTTCTCCCCGCTGCTCAAAAATGAGCTCGAATCGAAGCGGGCTGACGCAGTCGTGCTCGTACCTGATCTCGCAACACTCAAAGCCTTGGTATCTTGGTGCTATTCTGAGCAGATCCCTGTAACGGTTCGCGGTGGAGGCACCGGAAATTACGGGCAATGCACTCCACTCTACGGCGGTATTTTGTTGGAGTTGATGCAGCTAGATAAGATCATCGAAATCGCAGATGGCGAGGCGACCGTAGAGCCGGGCGTCCGGGTGATTGACCTGGAGAACAAAGCCCGAGAAAGCGGATTAGAAATGCGCTGCATTCCCTCGACCTTCGTCAAGAGCTCTATCGCTGGCTTCATCTGCGGAGGCTCAGGCGGCATCGGTTCCATTACCTACGGTGGCACTGCCAATGGTGGCATGGTAAAGCGTTTGAAAATCCTAACTGTCGAGGCCGAGCCGAAGATCCTAACCTTCGAAGAGGACGATTGCCTCCCAGCCATCAACACCTACGGAACCACAGGAGTCGTAGTGGAACTTACCCTACGCATGGCTCCTAAGCGAAAGTACGACCAACACATTTTTGCGCACTCCGACTTCGATGCACTCTACAACTGGTGTCACGAAATCGCTAACCGTAGCGACCTGCCCAAGCGATTGGTTTCCTTCTTTGAAGGGCCAATCTCCGATACTTTCAAGCCCCTCAAGAAATATCTCCCGCAAGGCCATCACTCCGCGTTCATACAGATTGACGAATCGAAAACACCGGAGTTGCTCGCCTTGGCCAAAGAAGCAGGCATTCAAAATTGCCATTTCATCGCCGCGGTCGAGCCCCTACGCCCGCCCCACATAACCGACTACACTTGGAACCATACCATGCTCTGGATTCTAAAGGACCATCCACACTGGACGTATTTGCAAGTAGACTACGGAGAGGATCCTCTCAATGCGGCCAAGAAACTGAAGGAACGCTTCCCTGAAGAAATATTCTCCCATTTCGAATGGGTGAAAGCTACCAGCAAGTGGAAGGCAGGAGAAGAATCCGT
It encodes the following:
- a CDS encoding creatininase family protein translates to MFIKIADSDITSSWAHYTWTKIYNWPDKEETLVVVPLHGFADWGIGLGMDVEETIGSAVLKDSIQKADLGEKILVTPPVRFQPQPFSNASFSLDFETAYDLVDSVLDSIKLTGFKKVILFNTGPYNEQFTDIMGRDMRIKHGLQMFCVNLSGLGLDLHPYRQASAMGMGSANSGPVKTPDREKARALAVYLLDEPAVESADPIPNDAYEPGIPKFCDPLKGGLIPAEAAETAPAILEESGAHLARLLHEIAERAPLPNDGAITFKTDYIPPAS
- a CDS encoding O-methyltransferase, which translates into the protein MVDVLKNFSLQDASISNYVSELLLDDDPALEEVRERSSAADLPGIQLTREDTRHLAFLLNACRAKNVLEIGTLGGYSGLCIARELPADGHLYTVDIEPKHVAVATETFEKYGYAKQVTCIEAPGLEGFAQVAAKGKLDFIFLDADRDHYPEYLELAAEALRPGGLLVADNTFAYGRIASPPADEEEAALINGCIQFNKAILEHPDFVSTILPTGEGLTVGARR
- a CDS encoding FAD-binding oxidoreductase codes for the protein MSQLTPERLESLAQLVDLSRILQEDTDLEKYSKDFAYFSPLLKNELESKRADAVVLVPDLATLKALVSWCYSEQIPVTVRGGGTGNYGQCTPLYGGILLELMQLDKIIEIADGEATVEPGVRVIDLENKARESGLEMRCIPSTFVKSSIAGFICGGSGGIGSITYGGTANGGMVKRLKILTVEAEPKILTFEEDDCLPAINTYGTTGVVVELTLRMAPKRKYDQHIFAHSDFDALYNWCHEIANRSDLPKRLVSFFEGPISDTFKPLKKYLPQGHHSAFIQIDESKTPELLALAKEAGIQNCHFIAAVEPLRPPHITDYTWNHTMLWILKDHPHWTYLQVDYGEDPLNAAKKLKERFPEEIFSHFEWVKATSKWKAGEESVVPGGGPAINYTTKERLDEIVAYAEEVGCTTTSPHVYHLEEGYFEDLIKAKVELKRQTDPKGILNPGKMSSYPLNPFQTTSA
- a CDS encoding creatininase family protein, coding for MSFPSYRKFYLPSYSPSQIEAFPNKESALVIIPTGAIEQHGPQLPVAVDSLMGQAWLSLALPKVPEGTPVFVTPPVTIGKSNEHVGYPGTLFVPAKILRRLVHSIFQQCYGWGFRKFAFLNTHGGNMSVVRACMQEFQAEKSDISTCFLRSGFAPPISKQEAAFGFHANQVETAWMMAATEDHQLVDSTYLPCEYPGSVDDPAELRAECAPATYSWVTADISDSGVIGDASLATIEDGREWLDKGAAALAESIVTLCNQ
- a CDS encoding ABC transporter substrate-binding protein; translated protein: MQSVVAKSAGFASLAALSFLAGCGDKNAEEAADSKPYVLQTDWYAQPETGGFFHASLQGFYSDEGVNLDVKPSNPQMINAQMVASGQADFGITRIEDILMARARGMPLLAVSVYFQRSPLALMLHESNPANSIPELDEHTVMLQLGKPFHLWMERHFDIKLRAVPHDYGIQRFMADESKEFVQQAYLTNEPYQVEKADIDLKLLPLADAGYQTFLCVYTREEFAAEHPEVVKAVVRASARGWQDYLNGDASATNDLLVELNPVLKPDHVEWGRKQIINYHLVDGDYQWDESFYAIDPSRTRTQFELLRDLEMVPADLDWKAAISNSFLPESLN